Proteins encoded within one genomic window of Anaerohalosphaeraceae bacterium:
- the purM gene encoding phosphoribosylformylglycinamidine cyclo-ligase: MNPPKKITYQEAGVSIDANDEMVRRISRSLASTFGPRVIPLENGFAGLVRLDYDEKLFKKNYKNPVLVACTDGVGTKILIARQMNRMDSIGIDLVAMNVNDMLVQGAEPLFFLDYLAVHKLIPEQIAEMVEGIAAGCRMADCALIGGETAEMPDLYAEDECDMAGFAVGVVERNRIITGRNVAPGDVVLGLASTGLHSNGYTLVRHICFKQEKLRLEDRLDELDGAPLGQILLTPTRIYVRSVISVLSSYKTKKVIHGMAHITGGGLVGNIPRVLPPGCNAVLKKKSWPIPPIFHFLQKRGPVEEQEMYRVFNMGIGYVLIVAPDFADAVKTKLEKAGEEVYKIGMITPGTGKVVLK, encoded by the coding sequence ATGAATCCACCCAAAAAAATCACTTACCAGGAGGCCGGTGTCAGCATTGATGCCAACGACGAAATGGTCCGAAGAATCAGCCGTTCTCTGGCCTCCACCTTCGGCCCGCGTGTTATCCCGCTCGAAAACGGCTTTGCAGGACTCGTTCGGCTCGACTACGATGAAAAACTGTTCAAGAAAAACTACAAAAACCCGGTCCTGGTTGCCTGTACCGACGGTGTAGGAACCAAAATCCTCATTGCCCGGCAGATGAACCGGATGGATTCCATCGGAATCGACCTGGTGGCGATGAATGTCAATGATATGCTTGTCCAGGGAGCCGAACCCCTGTTTTTCCTCGATTATCTGGCCGTTCATAAACTTATCCCGGAACAGATTGCCGAGATGGTCGAAGGAATCGCCGCCGGCTGTCGGATGGCCGACTGTGCTCTCATCGGCGGAGAAACCGCAGAAATGCCCGACTTATATGCGGAAGACGAATGCGATATGGCCGGTTTTGCCGTCGGCGTCGTGGAACGAAACCGCATCATCACCGGCCGAAATGTTGCCCCGGGCGATGTGGTTCTCGGTCTGGCCTCCACCGGTCTGCACAGCAACGGCTACACCCTCGTCCGCCATATCTGCTTTAAGCAGGAAAAACTCCGGCTCGAAGACCGGCTGGACGAATTAGACGGCGCCCCGTTAGGCCAAATCCTCCTGACTCCCACACGGATTTACGTCCGTTCCGTCATCTCCGTCCTGTCCTCCTACAAGACCAAAAAGGTCATTCACGGAATGGCCCATATCACCGGCGGCGGACTGGTCGGAAATATCCCGCGAGTCCTTCCCCCCGGCTGCAATGCCGTCCTGAAAAAGAAATCCTGGCCGATTCCTCCTATTTTCCACTTCCTCCAGAAACGAGGCCCTGTCGAGGAGCAGGAAATGTACCGGGTCTTTAATATGGGAATCGGGTATGTCCTGATTGTTGCTCCGGATTTTGCAGATGCGGTGAAAACCAAGCTGGAAAAAGCCGGTGAAGAAGTCTATAAAATAGGGATGATCACACCCGGAACAGGAAAAGTCGTCCTCAAGTAG
- a CDS encoding TonB-dependent receptor — MSLEELMNVSLVVSSSRTEQRLTESPVPITVITAEEIRASGLTNIPEILQFYAGMDVARLDRTRWIVGVHGLHSEFSDRTLVLLDGRSIMNPVFGAPNWLNLPIFLEDIEQIEITRGPAGAVWGANAFNGVINIITQKPGRMGTLLSTTVTQYGDSFTHLRWAESRDKWTWKISSGFETIQDSDAAGAGDYQLGYPAMAPLIPVQTYPARDFLRIWKTDSVVSYQIDPSTKWTFGAAASTNESGDREMCGRFPQKDAHIEMLRLFSRTDFGVDEDVSGYLQWYGNYAAYQPPFVIDRYDYFENDFESQITLTPNEKHTITMGGSARWTRIRNRNQTVFGEILFSQRRFEEYWTGFFLMDQFKLTDRLTLEAQGRIDRYSESGTDASVRLSSLYALDEAHSHMLRAGFARAFRAPSIMLRETTLNGLMGLVNILPTPERLKNESVSSIEAGYSGQLTEHLLFRADVYYQRMEKLIGSEIVSESGPVQNSAFFNIDGADAWGTDCELTFRYHSFTAAAFYSFNHLRTDFSGQNIRAFFPSEHKTGLRVRWKLDEKWAMNLNYVYNNLIPTTPTGSPPDDIEVKNRMDITISRQIFQGKGEWMLGVTDIFNQTVPPVHDISYFTAHETPGRTFFTRLQLSF, encoded by the coding sequence ATGTCTCTGGAAGAACTGATGAATGTTTCTCTGGTGGTTTCTTCTTCCAGAACCGAACAAAGATTAACGGAAAGCCCGGTTCCGATTACGGTTATCACCGCAGAAGAAATCCGCGCCAGCGGCCTGACCAATATCCCGGAAATCCTGCAGTTTTATGCCGGTATGGACGTCGCAAGACTGGACCGTACGCGCTGGATTGTCGGCGTCCACGGCCTGCACAGTGAATTCTCCGACCGAACTCTTGTCCTGCTTGACGGCCGGAGCATTATGAATCCGGTTTTTGGGGCACCAAACTGGCTGAATCTGCCGATTTTCCTCGAAGACATCGAACAGATTGAAATCACGCGGGGACCGGCCGGAGCCGTCTGGGGGGCCAACGCCTTCAACGGCGTCATCAACATCATCACCCAAAAGCCCGGTCGGATGGGAACTCTTCTGAGCACAACCGTCACTCAATACGGAGACAGTTTTACACACCTGCGATGGGCGGAATCCAGAGACAAATGGACCTGGAAAATCTCCTCCGGATTCGAAACAATCCAAGATTCCGATGCAGCCGGCGCCGGAGACTATCAGCTCGGCTATCCGGCTATGGCCCCGCTGATTCCGGTACAAACCTATCCCGCACGCGATTTTCTGCGCATCTGGAAAACAGACTCCGTTGTTTCGTATCAGATAGACCCTTCGACAAAATGGACCTTCGGGGCTGCCGCCTCCACGAACGAGTCGGGCGACCGGGAAATGTGCGGCCGTTTTCCGCAAAAAGACGCTCACATTGAAATGCTCCGCCTGTTTTCCCGCACCGATTTCGGGGTCGATGAAGATGTCAGCGGATATCTGCAATGGTATGGAAATTACGCCGCCTACCAGCCCCCCTTTGTGATAGACCGATATGACTATTTTGAGAATGACTTCGAAAGCCAGATAACCCTGACCCCCAACGAAAAGCATACCATTACGATGGGCGGCAGCGCTCGCTGGACGCGAATCAGAAACCGAAATCAAACCGTCTTCGGGGAAATCCTGTTCAGCCAAAGACGCTTTGAAGAGTACTGGACGGGCTTTTTCCTGATGGATCAATTCAAACTGACCGACCGGCTGACCCTCGAAGCGCAGGGGCGAATCGACCGGTACAGCGAAAGCGGAACAGATGCATCGGTTCGCCTGTCTTCCCTATACGCCCTCGATGAAGCCCACAGTCATATGCTGCGGGCCGGTTTCGCCCGTGCTTTCCGAGCCCCCTCCATTATGCTGCGGGAAACCACGCTGAACGGACTGATGGGACTGGTGAACATCCTTCCGACTCCCGAACGGCTCAAAAACGAATCCGTCTCGTCCATCGAAGCCGGATACAGTGGACAGCTGACCGAACACCTTCTGTTCCGTGCCGATGTTTATTATCAGCGAATGGAAAAGCTTATCGGCAGCGAAATAGTCAGTGAATCCGGCCCCGTTCAAAACAGCGCCTTTTTCAATATAGACGGGGCTGACGCCTGGGGAACGGACTGTGAACTGACCTTCCGATACCACTCGTTCACAGCCGCCGCCTTTTACAGCTTCAATCATTTAAGAACAGATTTCAGCGGCCAGAATATCCGCGCTTTCTTTCCCTCCGAGCACAAAACAGGACTGCGTGTCCGCTGGAAACTGGATGAGAAATGGGCGATGAACCTCAACTATGTGTATAACAACCTGATTCCAACGACCCCCACCGGCAGCCCGCCGGATGATATAGAAGTAAAAAATCGGATGGATATCACCATCAGCCGTCAAATCTTTCAAGGCAAAGGGGAATGGATGCTCGGGGTGACAGATATTTTCAATCAAACTGTGCCGCCGGTTCACGATATCAGCTATTTTACAGCGCATGAAACCCCCGGCCGCACCTTCTTTACTCGTCTTCAGCTTTCCTTCTGA
- a CDS encoding DegT/DnrJ/EryC1/StrS family aminotransferase: MEFRVPLSRPDVNETDIQAVVDVLRSPFLSLGPKVREFEACFERYVGRRYAVAVNSGTSGLFLGMKAMGLGPGDEVITTPFTFIATVTTILMTGASPVFADIDPVTLNLDVKEVEKKITKRTKAVVPVEVFGNPAGMDKICELAKSYRLEVVEDCCEALGSELNGRKAGTFGRVGVFAFYPNKQMTTGEGGMIVTDDEEIARLCISLRNQGRGSGGGWLAHERLGYNYRLSDINCALGISQFRRIEEFVRKRQQVADMYLKRLAGEKRIILPQVPKEARMSWFVFVIRLADSYRPEQRNEVLNRLMERGIQVSNYFPPVYLQPFLAKALGHKSGDFPVTDHVSARTIALPFHNNLSRQEVELVCSELQDILDTLG; this comes from the coding sequence ATGGAGTTTCGGGTTCCTCTTTCGCGTCCAGATGTCAACGAAACGGATATTCAAGCGGTTGTGGATGTTTTACGCAGTCCTTTTTTGTCGCTGGGGCCGAAGGTGCGTGAGTTCGAGGCGTGTTTTGAGCGATATGTCGGGCGTCGGTATGCGGTGGCGGTCAACAGCGGCACCAGCGGTTTATTTTTGGGTATGAAGGCGATGGGATTGGGGCCGGGGGATGAGGTGATTACCACACCGTTTACGTTCATTGCTACAGTGACGACGATTCTGATGACCGGTGCATCGCCGGTCTTTGCCGATATTGACCCGGTCACCCTGAATCTGGATGTAAAGGAGGTTGAAAAGAAGATAACCAAACGAACCAAGGCCGTTGTTCCGGTGGAGGTTTTCGGCAATCCGGCGGGGATGGATAAGATTTGCGAATTGGCAAAATCGTATCGACTCGAAGTTGTTGAGGACTGCTGTGAGGCTCTCGGTTCGGAATTGAACGGCCGGAAGGCAGGCACTTTCGGGCGAGTGGGAGTCTTTGCGTTTTATCCCAATAAGCAGATGACTACTGGGGAAGGGGGAATGATTGTCACGGATGATGAGGAAATCGCCCGATTGTGTATTTCGCTTCGCAATCAGGGTCGAGGAAGCGGAGGCGGCTGGCTGGCTCATGAGCGGCTCGGATACAATTACCGCCTCAGCGATATTAATTGTGCTTTAGGCATCTCTCAGTTCAGACGGATTGAGGAGTTTGTTCGCAAGCGACAACAGGTGGCGGACATGTACCTAAAGCGGCTGGCTGGTGAGAAACGGATTATCCTTCCGCAGGTGCCGAAGGAAGCTCGGATGAGCTGGTTTGTTTTTGTGATTCGGCTGGCGGATTCCTACCGACCTGAGCAGCGCAACGAAGTGCTGAACCGTCTGATGGAGCGGGGAATTCAGGTGAGCAATTATTTTCCGCCGGTGTATTTGCAGCCGTTTCTTGCCAAGGCCCTCGGACACAAGAGCGGGGATTTCCCCGTAACGGATCATGTCAGTGCCCGCACCATAGCCCTGCCGTTTCATAACAATCTGAGCCGGCAGGAGGTCGAGCTGGTCTGTTCAGAATTGCAGGATATTTTGGATACTTTGGGCTGA
- the rpiB gene encoding ribose 5-phosphate isomerase B, which produces MIVAVSNDHRGVRSGEQIRAIVAQLGHECLDLTHKDDQAVDYPDYAYEAAMAVATGKAQRAILVCGTGIGMCIAANKVKGIRAALCYDELAAKVSRQHNDANVLCLSGDLLGPTMLRKMVEVWLTTDFEGGRHLRRVRKIQAIEEGKDPREING; this is translated from the coding sequence ATGATTGTTGCTGTGTCGAATGACCATCGTGGGGTACGCTCCGGTGAACAGATTCGGGCAATTGTTGCTCAATTAGGGCATGAATGTCTGGATTTAACCCATAAGGATGATCAGGCGGTGGATTATCCGGATTATGCTTATGAAGCCGCTATGGCAGTGGCGACTGGAAAAGCGCAGCGTGCTATTTTGGTTTGCGGGACCGGCATAGGGATGTGCATTGCCGCCAATAAGGTTAAAGGGATTCGTGCGGCTCTTTGTTATGATGAGTTGGCTGCAAAGGTTTCCCGGCAGCATAACGATGCGAACGTTCTGTGTTTGTCGGGCGATTTGCTCGGGCCGACGATGCTTCGCAAGATGGTTGAAGTCTGGCTGACGACCGATTTTGAGGGGGGGCGTCATCTGAGACGGGTTCGAAAAATTCAGGCCATTGAGGAGGGAAAAGACCCGAGGGAAATAAACGGGTAG
- a CDS encoding aspartate kinase produces MPILVQKFGGTSVANAEKIHRAAKRAIEAHKNGYQVVVVASARGKQTDELIADAMEINPNPPKREMDMLLSTGEQQTVSLFAMACYAMGQKAISFTGSQISMLTDDTHTKARIQSIGTEKIRKKLDEGYIVVVAGFQGVDAEGNITTLGRGGSDTSAVALAAALGASFCEIYTDVDGIYTTDPRIYPKAVKMEQISYDEMLELVSLGAGVMHSRSIEFGKKYNVTIHVRSSMNNNPGTLITHEVPKMEGILVSGATIQKELAKISLIGVDNKPGNAAKIFSHLAKARVSVNDIIQTEVSPEKANILFTVNKSDLDAARQAIEEIRESVHCQNVFVREDVAEVSIVGVGMRSHYGVADRMFQALADAKINIDSITTSEIRISCLVNVEDGDRALIAVCDAFQLDRPANQRK; encoded by the coding sequence ATGCCCATTCTGGTTCAAAAATTCGGCGGGACGTCTGTAGCCAATGCCGAAAAAATCCATCGAGCTGCCAAACGGGCCATCGAAGCCCACAAAAACGGCTATCAGGTCGTTGTAGTCGCCTCCGCTCGCGGAAAACAGACCGACGAGCTGATTGCGGATGCGATGGAAATCAATCCCAATCCGCCCAAACGCGAAATGGACATGCTGCTGAGCACCGGCGAACAGCAAACGGTTTCACTGTTTGCAATGGCCTGCTATGCGATGGGGCAAAAGGCCATCAGCTTTACCGGCTCCCAAATCAGCATGCTCACCGATGATACCCACACCAAAGCCCGCATTCAAAGCATCGGCACGGAAAAGATTCGAAAAAAACTGGATGAAGGATATATCGTTGTCGTTGCCGGCTTTCAGGGCGTCGATGCGGAAGGCAACATTACCACGCTCGGACGAGGCGGCTCTGATACCAGCGCCGTCGCTTTGGCCGCCGCACTCGGTGCCAGTTTTTGCGAAATTTACACCGATGTCGATGGAATCTACACCACCGACCCCAGAATCTACCCCAAAGCCGTTAAGATGGAACAAATCAGCTATGATGAAATGCTCGAACTGGTCAGTTTAGGCGCCGGTGTCATGCACAGCCGTTCCATCGAATTCGGCAAAAAATACAACGTGACTATTCACGTCCGAAGCAGTATGAACAATAACCCCGGAACATTAATCACTCACGAGGTCCCGAAAATGGAAGGTATATTGGTTTCTGGTGCAACCATTCAGAAAGAACTGGCCAAAATCAGTCTGATCGGTGTCGACAACAAACCCGGCAATGCCGCAAAAATCTTCTCTCATCTGGCCAAGGCACGCGTCAGCGTCAATGACATCATCCAGACCGAAGTGAGCCCCGAAAAGGCCAACATCCTCTTTACGGTCAACAAATCTGACCTGGATGCCGCCCGCCAGGCCATCGAAGAAATCCGAGAGTCCGTTCACTGCCAGAATGTCTTTGTTCGGGAGGACGTCGCGGAGGTTTCGATTGTCGGTGTGGGAATGCGGTCCCATTACGGCGTAGCCGACCGGATGTTCCAGGCCCTGGCCGATGCGAAAATCAATATCGACTCCATCACAACCAGCGAAATCCGCATCAGCTGTCTGGTCAATGTGGAAGACGGCGACAGGGCCCTGATTGCTGTGTGCGACGCGTTCCAGCTGGACAGACCCGCCAATCAGCGGAAATAA
- the purF gene encoding amidophosphoribosyltransferase: MTQIKEECGIFGIFGDPEAVQKTYFGLHSLQHRGQESAGIASSNGEFIHCYTGMGHVSRVFRSGRGILERLNNPMAIGHVRYSTTGSTTPMNSQPFLSEYSRGQVAVAHNGNLINASLLRDEYEAYGHIFKSSNDTEIIVHLMAKPSHITKPDPLGHVLNHLQGSYSLLFLFPDRIEAARDPYGIRPLCLGKTKNGAYCVASETCAFDAIEADYIREIEPGEIVTLDAEGIHSRFFVTPGTVTPAHCIFEHVYFAKQSSIVFGENVHEVRKRCGRRLAQEHPVSADVVIPVPDSGTSAAIGYSLESGIPFDMGFVRSHYVGRTFISPSQALRDLEVKLKLTVVKEAVRGKRVIVIDDSVVRGTTTKGKIRSLRQAGAKEIHLRVACPPVRFPCFYGVDFPTREELLANQVPLSEISRALEADSVEYLSLEGLLSSVSLPADHYCTACWSGQYRIPVSTQVNKFSLERHQMQLFDETEL, translated from the coding sequence ATGACTCAAATAAAAGAAGAATGCGGGATATTCGGTATTTTCGGAGATCCCGAGGCCGTTCAAAAAACGTATTTCGGATTACACAGTCTTCAGCATCGAGGCCAGGAATCCGCAGGGATTGCCTCCAGCAATGGAGAGTTTATTCACTGTTATACAGGAATGGGGCATGTCAGTCGGGTCTTCCGGTCCGGACGAGGTATTCTCGAGCGGCTGAACAATCCAATGGCGATTGGGCATGTCCGCTATTCAACCACCGGCTCAACGACTCCGATGAACTCCCAACCCTTCCTCAGCGAATATTCCCGCGGACAAGTAGCCGTAGCCCACAACGGCAATTTGATTAATGCTTCTCTGCTTCGGGATGAATATGAGGCCTATGGTCATATCTTCAAATCCTCCAACGATACCGAAATTATCGTCCATCTGATGGCCAAACCATCCCATATCACCAAACCGGACCCGCTCGGACATGTCCTCAATCATCTGCAGGGGTCCTATTCGCTGCTGTTTCTCTTTCCGGACCGCATCGAAGCCGCCCGCGACCCCTACGGGATTCGTCCGCTGTGCCTGGGAAAAACCAAAAACGGCGCCTACTGTGTCGCCAGTGAAACCTGCGCTTTTGACGCCATCGAAGCCGATTACATCCGTGAAATTGAACCCGGGGAAATCGTCACCCTCGATGCCGAGGGCATCCACAGCCGCTTCTTTGTCACCCCCGGAACCGTCACGCCGGCCCACTGCATCTTCGAGCACGTCTACTTCGCCAAGCAAAGCAGCATTGTCTTCGGGGAAAATGTCCACGAAGTTCGCAAACGGTGCGGGCGGCGACTGGCCCAGGAACACCCCGTTTCCGCCGATGTCGTCATTCCCGTTCCGGACTCCGGGACCTCCGCCGCCATCGGCTACTCCCTCGAGAGCGGCATCCCCTTCGATATGGGATTTGTCCGCAGCCACTATGTCGGACGCACCTTTATCTCGCCCAGTCAGGCCCTCCGGGATTTGGAAGTAAAACTCAAGCTGACGGTTGTCAAAGAAGCTGTGCGCGGCAAACGGGTCATTGTGATTGACGATTCCGTTGTCCGCGGCACCACCACCAAAGGGAAAATCCGTTCGCTTCGGCAGGCCGGCGCCAAAGAAATCCATCTGCGAGTGGCCTGTCCGCCGGTTCGGTTCCCCTGCTTTTACGGTGTGGATTTCCCAACACGAGAAGAACTGCTGGCCAACCAGGTCCCCCTCTCTGAAATCAGCCGTGCGCTCGAAGCGGACAGCGTGGAATATTTGTCTCTCGAAGGGCTGCTGAGCAGCGTTTCTCTTCCCGCGGACCATTACTGCACGGCCTGCTGGAGCGGGCAGTACCGCATCCCCGTCAGCACACAAGTTAACAAGTTTTCTCTGGAACGTCACCAAATGCAACTGTTTGATGAGACGGAACTCTAA
- a CDS encoding Sua5/YciO/YrdC/YwlC family protein, producing the protein MQDVEKSQSFSVCFSFGEKLYSSAGTEAIGSRKGMKTEVVKLDTPLDREQVRKIVRVIEKGGIAAVPTETVYGLAGRALPDTIKRLDALKGRTSDKRYTLHIGRKEDLTKYVPKVPPPMMKLANRFWPGPLTIVFELDQTSLQTPQSMFSKEIYEVLYLDGSIGIRCPDSIICREIISTSILPIMIPSANPTSCKPAISIREVLEYYDGQIELVVDSDSLECRYKKSSSVVKYGANGIEILREGVLASELITKNAIFKILFVCTGNTCRSPMAESICKKILSDKLGCSIDSLERFGYKVESAGVFAAEGISASKEADIICREYGASLENHKSRLLTKQLLEESDVIFAMAQSHLDDLKRMATAKTEICLLDKNAEVPDPVGQDVAAYRKYAEQIERALRERINEIL; encoded by the coding sequence ATGCAGGATGTTGAGAAAAGTCAATCCTTTTCGGTTTGCTTTTCTTTTGGGGAAAAATTATATTCTTCAGCCGGAACGGAGGCAATTGGTTCAAGGAAAGGAATGAAAACAGAAGTCGTCAAACTGGATACCCCTTTAGACAGGGAACAGGTCAGAAAAATCGTTCGTGTGATTGAAAAGGGGGGGATTGCGGCTGTCCCTACGGAAACCGTCTATGGCTTGGCTGGTCGTGCTTTGCCGGACACCATAAAGCGCCTGGATGCCTTGAAGGGACGGACCTCAGATAAACGTTATACCCTTCACATCGGCAGAAAAGAAGACTTGACGAAGTATGTTCCCAAAGTACCGCCTCCGATGATGAAGCTTGCCAATCGATTCTGGCCCGGTCCTTTGACAATTGTGTTTGAACTGGACCAGACGAGTCTTCAAACGCCGCAATCTATGTTTTCAAAAGAGATTTATGAAGTCTTGTACTTAGATGGTTCTATAGGAATTCGCTGTCCGGATTCAATTATATGTAGAGAAATTATATCTACTTCGATTCTCCCTATAATGATTCCGAGTGCGAATCCCACTTCTTGCAAACCGGCAATATCTATTCGAGAAGTTTTGGAGTATTATGATGGACAAATAGAGTTGGTTGTAGATTCAGATTCTCTGGAATGTCGATATAAGAAGAGTTCATCGGTTGTGAAATATGGAGCAAATGGGATAGAGATTCTAAGAGAAGGGGTTTTGGCAAGTGAATTGATAACAAAAAATGCCATATTCAAGATATTGTTTGTCTGCACAGGAAATACATGCCGAAGTCCAATGGCTGAATCAATCTGTAAAAAGATTCTTTCGGATAAATTAGGTTGTTCTATTGACTCTCTGGAGCGGTTTGGTTATAAGGTTGAATCGGCCGGAGTCTTTGCTGCAGAAGGTATTAGTGCGAGCAAAGAAGCCGACATTATTTGTCGGGAGTATGGAGCGTCTTTGGAAAACCACAAAAGCCGTCTTTTAACCAAGCAACTGCTTGAGGAAAGCGACGTCATTTTTGCTATGGCTCAGAGTCATTTGGATGACTTGAAAAGGATGGCGACGGCAAAGACTGAGATTTGCCTTTTAGATAAAAATGCTGAAGTTCCGGATCCGGTAGGACAGGATGTGGCTGCTTACAGAAAGTACGCAGAGCAGATTGAGAGGGCCCTGCGGGAAAGGATTAATGAAATCTTATGA
- a CDS encoding uracil-DNA glycosylase gives MTEPRDLSRLLRQHRELESFFAGDFTLRSRPVSADACEAKDSRRLLEAIAEEVRACRKCQIGSTRLNAVPGEGNPKARLVFVGEAPGADEDQQGRPFVGRAGQLLTRMIAAIGLRREDVFICNTLKCRPPENRDPRPDEIWNCLPYLKRQLAILRPEVIVALGSHAARTLLETDTAIGKLRGHFHEYRFSDADRPAKVMPTYHPAYLLRNYSYENRQRVWEDLQKVADALGLQLPQGGRQAGPS, from the coding sequence ATGACTGAACCACGAGATTTATCCAGGCTGCTGCGGCAGCACAGAGAGCTGGAGTCTTTCTTTGCAGGTGATTTTACCCTGCGCAGCCGTCCGGTTTCGGCGGATGCCTGCGAGGCGAAAGACTCCCGGCGGCTTTTGGAGGCAATTGCCGAAGAGGTTCGGGCCTGCCGCAAGTGTCAAATTGGGAGTACACGGCTGAACGCAGTGCCCGGGGAGGGCAATCCGAAGGCGAGGCTGGTTTTTGTGGGAGAAGCACCGGGGGCTGACGAAGACCAGCAGGGCCGGCCTTTTGTCGGGAGAGCCGGGCAGCTGCTGACCCGGATGATTGCCGCTATCGGACTTCGCCGTGAGGATGTGTTTATCTGCAACACGCTCAAGTGCCGTCCGCCGGAAAACCGCGACCCGCGGCCTGACGAAATCTGGAATTGCCTTCCTTATCTGAAGCGGCAGCTGGCGATTCTGCGGCCGGAAGTGATTGTGGCGCTGGGTTCGCATGCCGCCCGCACGCTGCTGGAGACCGATACGGCCATCGGCAAACTGCGAGGACATTTTCACGAATACCGATTTTCTGATGCAGACCGTCCGGCAAAAGTAATGCCGACGTATCATCCGGCGTACCTGCTTCGAAACTATTCCTACGAAAATCGCCAGCGGGTGTGGGAGGATTTGCAGAAGGTGGCGGATGCGCTCGGACTGCAGCTGCCGCAGGGCGGCAGGCAGGCGGGGCCGTCTTGA
- the larE gene encoding ATP-dependent sacrificial sulfur transferase LarE, whose amino-acid sequence MTPNEKYQHLQTKLRTLQKLAVAFSGGVDSTFLLAVAAQTLGPQNVLACIGVSPSLPQSQLNQARRIAEQLQIRLLEILLTELNNPNYTANKPDRCFHCKSHQMLTIRRRAEQEGFSHLACGSNWDDQNDYRPGSRAVAALNILTPLMDAQLTKEDIRTLSRQMNLPTADLPASPCLASRIAYGIEITEEKLRQVEQAEDFLRSLGLSELRVRHHGSLARIEIPSNQIRMLAEESCRNKIVEKLKALGFQYITLDLQGFRSGSLNEMLGREKHP is encoded by the coding sequence ATGACGCCGAACGAAAAATATCAACACCTTCAAACAAAGCTTCGGACCCTGCAGAAACTTGCCGTTGCCTTTTCCGGCGGTGTGGACAGCACCTTCCTTCTGGCCGTCGCCGCCCAAACGCTCGGCCCTCAAAATGTCTTGGCATGTATCGGTGTAAGCCCTTCTCTTCCGCAATCGCAGCTGAATCAAGCCCGACGGATTGCGGAACAATTGCAAATTCGTCTCCTGGAAATCCTCTTGACGGAATTGAATAACCCCAACTACACGGCCAACAAACCGGACCGCTGTTTTCACTGCAAAAGCCATCAAATGCTCACGATTCGCCGCCGCGCCGAACAGGAAGGGTTTTCCCATCTGGCCTGCGGCAGCAATTGGGACGACCAAAACGACTACAGGCCGGGCTCGCGAGCCGTTGCGGCTCTGAACATTTTGACTCCCCTGATGGATGCACAATTAACCAAAGAAGACATCCGAACCCTCAGCCGCCAGATGAATCTGCCGACTGCAGACCTGCCTGCTTCCCCATGCCTGGCTTCACGCATTGCCTACGGCATTGAAATCACCGAGGAGAAACTTCGCCAGGTCGAACAGGCGGAAGACTTTCTCCGCTCCTTAGGGCTTTCGGAGCTGCGGGTCCGACACCACGGCAGTCTGGCTCGAATCGAGATCCCTTCCAATCAAATCCGGATGCTCGCCGAGGAATCCTGTCGAAACAAAATTGTCGAAAAACTCAAAGCCTTGGGCTTTCAATACATCACCCTCGATCTGCAGGGCTTCCGTTCCGGCTCTCTGAACGAAATGCTCGGCAGGGAAAAACATCCCTAA